Proteins co-encoded in one Cercospora beticola chromosome 7, complete sequence genomic window:
- the HHP1_2 gene encoding casein kinase I (antiSMASH:Cluster_7~SMCOG1030:serine/threonine protein kinase), whose translation MPTSAGMDLRVGNKYRIGRKIGSGSFGDIYLGTNIISGEEIAIKLESVKAKHPQLEYEARVYKSIAGGVGIPFVRWFGTECDYNAMVMDLLGPSLEDLFNFCNRNTFTPSHLFMYVSSSVYPSELSCRTPQPDTITNHLVQRDIKPDNFVMGIGKRGNQVNVIDFGLAKKYRDPKTHFHIPYRENKNLTGTARYASINTHLGVEQSRRDDIESLGYVFLYFCRGSLPWQGLKATTKKQKYDRIMEKKMTTPTEVLCRGFPNEFAIYLNYARSLRFDDKPDYSYLRKIFRDLFVREGFQYDYVFDWTVYKYQKNANAIAQAQRQDKTETPAEPSGSRYPRRNQPPPEK comes from the exons ATGCCTACCTCGGCGGGCATGGACCTGCGCGTGGGCAACAAGTACCGCATCGGCCGGAAAATCGGAAGCGGCTCCTTTGGCGACATCTACTTGGGCACCAACATCATCTCCGGCGAGGAAATCGCCATCAAGCTGGAAAGCGTCAAGGCCAAGCACCCCCAGCTGGAGTACGAGGCCCGCGTCTACAAGTCCATCGCCGGCGGCGTCGGAATTCCCTTTGTGAGGTGGTTTGGCACCGAATGTGACTACAATGCCATG GTCATGGACCTACTGGGTCCTTCGCTGGAAGACCTCTTCAACTTCTGCAATCGCAA TACATTCACGCCAAGTCATTTATTCATG TACGTTTCTTCCTCTGTCTATCCTTCTGAGCTCAGCTGCAGAACGCCACAGCCTGATACGATTACTAACCATCTCGTGCAGCGTGACATCAAGCCTGACAACTTTGTCATGGGCATTGGCAAGCGTGGCAACCAGGTCAATGTCATCGACTTCGGCCTCGCGAAGAAGTACCGCGACCCAAAGACACACTTCCACATTCCATACCGCGAGAACAAGAACCTTACCGGAACAGCTCGCTACGCTTCCATCAACACACATCTTGGCGTCG AACAATCGCGCCGCGACGACATCGAATCCCTGGGCTATGTTTTCCTGTACTTCTGCCGAGGCTCTCTTCCTTGGCAAGGTCTCAAAGCTACCACcaagaagcaaaagtacGACCGCatcatggagaagaagatgaccacTCCTACCGAAGTGCTCTGCCGCGGCTTTCCAAACGAGTTTGCCATCTACCTCAACTACGCCAGAAGTCTCCGATTCGACGACAAGCCGGATTACTCGTACTTGCGCAAGATCTTCCGAGACCTATTCGTAAGAGAAGGCTTCCAGTACGACTACGTCTTCGACTGGACCGTCTACAAGTATCAGAAGAACGCCAACGCTATCGCTCAGGCTCAGAGGCAGGATAAGACCGAGACTCCAGCAGAGCCGAGTGGAAGCCGCTACCCACGAAGAAACCAGCCACCACCTGAGAAGTGA
- a CDS encoding uncharacterized protein (antiSMASH:Cluster_7): protein MSEELLDEVNSINAIYGEKTITSLEEAPNLYALTIPSQPDISLRIDFPSDYPDAPPSLLGTQHVGHDTAKGQGTAIVDLVRSILAEIYTPGAPCIFDLIEESTQRLQQLGLDSSSKDAEQQATEANGQPSHHEYPDENIASDFPTHFQPIEELGNPPPWAESDVVTEKKSVFLARAAQVSSVDEAKSYLAHLLATDKKVAKATHNITAWRIRGENGVQFQDCDDDGEDAAGGRLLHLLELMGLWNVMVVVSRWYGGVKLGPDRFRLINQAARDAVVKGGFVVEEGTGKDGGRKKGKK, encoded by the coding sequence ATGTCAGAAGAACTGCTCGATGAAGTCAACTCCATCAATGCCATCTACGGCGAAAAAACCATCACGTCTCTCGAAGAAGCGCCCAATCTATATGCCTTGACTATCCCATCTCAGCCCGACATCTCCTTGCGGATAGACTTCCCATCGGATTATCCTGATGCGCCGCCATCACTTCTTGGCACCCAACATGTTGGCCACGATACGGCTAAAGGTCAAGGCACTGCCatcgtcgacctcgtccgCTCTATCTTGGCAGAAATATACACGCCTGGTGCACCCTGCATATTTGACCTCATTGAAGAATCGACCCAGAGACTTCAGCAGCTCGGCTTGGACTCCAGCTCAAAGGACGCGGAACAACAAGCTACTGAAGCGAACGGTCAGCCCTCCCACCACGAGTACCCGGATGAGAACATAGCTTCTGACTTCCCCACTCATTTTCAGCCTATAGAAGAACTTGGAAACCCGCCACCCTGGGCCGAGTCGGATGTTGTCACAGAGAAGAAGTCCGTCTTCCTGGCTCGTGCGGCGCAAGTCTCAAGTGTCGACGAGGCAAAATCATATTTGGCCCATCTACTTGCTACGGACAAGAAGGTCGCCAAAGCTACACATAATATCACAGCCTGGCGGATACGTGGCGAGAACGGAGTGCAATTTCAGGactgtgatgatgatggagaggaTGCCGCAGGTGGAAGATTGCTGCATTTGTTGGAATTAATGGGATTGTGGAATGTCATGGTTGTTGTGAGTAGGTGGTATGGAGGCGTTAAATTGGGCCCGGATCGATTCAGACTGATCAATCAGGCCGCGAGGGATGCGGTCGTGAAAGGCGGCTTCGTTGTTGAAGAGGGCACGGGCAAGGATGGTGGGAGGAAGAAGGGTAAGAAGTGA
- a CDS encoding uncharacterized protein (antiSMASH:Cluster_7) has translation MSKTIDGLYICDIERRSQDYLGSFFWRRIDCNPRKVKHMIVNFRTEGGRTSSFFGDGGPVPVVSELFQSLNVLLHCGPRMDIDKPLAEPMYIDKLTIVPSAPDLDPRTHRMDSVTNFHRRLRTADQLRNFVAIVCNQGIVYGLVDRFEVVMDEKTAESGANISGMEVKDCGRWESPERWRQYGFEWGLDQFRRSCAQPDS, from the coding sequence ATGAGCAAGACCATCGATGGCCTCTACATTTGCGACATCGAGCGACGATCTCAAGATTATCTAGGATCTTTCTTCTGGCGCAGAATAGATTGCAATCCACGAAAGGTCAAGCACATGATCGTCAATTTCCGGACAGAAGGAGGTCGGACCAGTAGCTTCTTTGGCGATGGTGGCCCTGTGCCAGTTGTCAGCGAGCTCTTTCAATCTCTCAATGTGTTGCTACACTGTGGGCCTCGCATGGACATTGACAAACCGCTGGCGGAGCCAATGTATATTGACAAGCTGACTATCGTTCCATCTGCCCCCGACTTGGACCCGAGAACGCACCGGATGGATTCTGTAACCAATTTCCATCGCCGACTCAGGACTGCCGACCAACTTCGCAATTTTGTCGCGATAGTCTGCAACCAAGGAATAGTCTATGGGCTTGTCGACAGGTTTGAGGTCGTAATGGATGAGAAAACCGCTGAATCGGGCGCGAACATCTCGGGCATGGAAGTCAAAGATTGTGGCAGATGGGAATCGCCTGAACGTTGGCGTCAATATGGGTTTGAGTGGGGACTTGATCAGTTCCGGCGATCTTGTGCGCAGCCGGACTCGTAG
- a CDS encoding uncharacterized protein (antiSMASH:Cluster_7~CAZy:GH105): MAAEPKSKSEKAIKSHAPEVQDVRPQSWADPGTWSASTKWMPAYIAVAAVAIALLYVRFLRPSGLDTSTFDDCIATFDYSFRINAALSQAHEQATHSWEIGYAHEATMQIFNPERSVFGSDPFPGGELPTLGLRLDEASLYAQPRIRTHDKSLFDEESGAVSDPAALGMAALMLGRRSWNSKAYREAAERQKDLLLRQAPRYVNGAISHRWENAELWSDAPAMFPPFLAYYGVATNDTDLVHEAVVQIGLHRDVLRSDDGLWKHIIGSPDDSDEGYWSSGNAWTSYGMTRLRATISAWSHNNATLADDQRKLDSWIKELLDAVISSDDHESGLLRNYLQDKDYDGETSGTSLLAATTYRMAILNPEVFGQRKYLDWANAKRHAVVSRVDEDGIASPAANPLDHKSKVPVDISPEGQNSLLLLGAAWRDCVCNGLCMEMYVEEHGLTSQSELTPKTVAGPAWKELWQRVHKYFQPM; encoded by the exons ATGGCAGCTGAACCAAAGAGCAAGTCCGAGAAAGCAATCAAATCTCACGCTCCAGAAGTCCAAGATGTTCGTCCGCAGTCATGGGCTGATCCAGGAACCTGGTCGGCTTCAACAAAATGGATGCCAGCATATATCGCCGTGGCAGCAGTCGCCATCGCACTTCTCTACGTACGATTCTTGCGACCGTCAGGGCTAGACACTTCCACCTTTGATGATTGTATTGCGACATTCGATTACAGCTTCCGCATCAATGCTGCCTTGTCCCAAGCACACGAACAGGCCACGCACAGCTGGGAAATCGGCTATGCCCATGAAGCGACAATGCAGATCTTCAATCCGGAGAGATCTGTGTTCGGCTCAGATCCGTTTCCTGGAGGCGAGCTTCCTACTCTTGGTCTGCGATTAGATGAAGCCTCTCTGTATGCCCAGCCCAGGATTCGAACACATGACAAATCGCTATTTGATGAAGAGAGTGGCGCTGTGTCTGATCCTGCTGCACTCGGTATGGCAGCTTTGATGCTTGGTCGGAGATCGTGGAACAGTAAAGCGTATCGAGAAGCTGCTGAAAGGCAGAAAGATCTGCTGCTAAGACAAGCACCACGATACGTCAACGGGGCGATCAGCCATCGCTGGGAGAACGCCGAGCTGTGGTCAGATGCGCCGGCAATGTTTCCGCCTTTTCTGGCATATTATGGAGTGGCTACGAACGACACAGACCTTGTGCATGAGGCTGTGGTGCAGATTGGCCTTCATAGAGATGTGCTGCGAAGCGATGATGGTCTGTGGAAGCATATCATCGGCTCACCAGATGATTCGGACGAAGGCTATTGGAGTAGCGGTAATGCTTGGACATCATATGGTATGACGAGACTGAGGGCAACGATCAGTGCATGGTCGCACAACAATGCCACTCTTGCAGACGATCAGAGAAAGTTGGATTCCTGGATCAAAGAGCTCCTTGACGCTGTGATCTCCAGCGACGATCACGAATCTGGACTATTACGAAACTACTTGCAGGATAAGGACTATGATGGCGAGACCTCTGGTACTTCGCTCCTGGCTGCGACTACTTATCGCATGGCGATATTGAACCCGGAAGTCTTTGGTCAACGCAAATATCTTGATTGGGCGAACGCGAAGCGACATGCCGTGGTTTCACGCGTTGACGAGGACGGTATTGCGAGTCCGGCTGCCAACCCATTGGACCACAAATCAAAAGTGCCTGTGGACATTAGCCCAGAAGGTCAAAACTCACTCCTTCTGCTCGGCGCGGCTTGGCGGGATTGCGTCTGCAACGGACTTTGCATGGAGATGTACGTGGAGGAGCATGGATTG ACATCGCAGTCAGAATTGACGCCCAAGACAGTCGCGGGTCCGGCTTGGAAAGAGCTATGGCAGCGCGTTCACAAATATTTTCAGCCCATGTAA
- a CDS encoding uncharacterized protein (antiSMASH:Cluster_7) — protein MDDEWQDAALTNRHLHNRVGKQGRGKGGKSNGAFDVHKTFGTYEVKCPAAGKIGSKNGGQNAEVGRLEIYNLNELGNALVGELILPGVLRGTVILAGSRKGMKVAVRAFEDDEEEENKEGSGEEGDGDDVEDEDEQSDEEDDREQQRHRQFEKNSFRSPKFWLKWQGEMLSEASSSEHDIPEKHEDEIQEIPDQILVPVALQGGSTLVTDSGYLVFSGNNCDKFQGTVSCQILGWKNVKLSGWKLKSQPARDFNVQWKT, from the coding sequence ATGGACGACGAATGGCAAGATGCTGCACTCACGAATCGACACCTCCACAACCGAGTCGGCAAGCAAGGACGCGGGAAAGGCGGGAAGAGTAATGGAGCATTCGACGTTCATAAGACGTTTGGAACATATGAGGTGAAATGTCCTGCTGCGGGAAAGATTGGATCGAAGAATGGAGGGCAGAATGCTGAGGTTGGGAGACTTGAGATCTATAATTTGAATGAGCTGGGGAATGCGTTGGTTGGGGAGTTGATTTTGCCGGGTGTGCTGCGTGGGACTGTTATTTTGGCTGGGAGTAGGAAGGGTATGAAGGTGGCTGTAAGGGCttttgaggatgatgaggaggaagagaacaAGGAGGGGTCTGGTGAAGAGGGAGATGGGGATGAtgtggaggacgaggatgaacagtcggatgaagaagatgatcgtgagcagcaacgacatcgGCAGTTCGAGAAGAACAGCTTCCGCAGTCCGAAGTTTTGGTTGAAATGGCAAGGCGAGATGTTGAGCGAGGCATCTTCTAGCGAGCATGATATTCCTGAAAAACACGAAGACGAGATTCAGGAAATTCCAGACCAGATTCTAGTGCCGGTGGCATTGCAAGGCGGTAGTACGCTCGTGACCGATTCGGGATATCTGGTGTTCTCAGGCAACAACTGTGATAAGTTCCAAGGCACTGTGAGTTGTCAAATACTTGGCTGGAAAAATGTGAAGCTGAGCGGATGGAAGCTCAAGAGTCAACCTGCGCGAGATTTCAATGTGCAGTGGAAGACGTAA
- a CDS encoding uncharacterized protein (antiSMASH:Cluster_7) yields MGLPQRPDESISSETPSTTTKASSLPPEALALATQLFDHARTGQTAILSQYITHGIPVNLTNDKGDSLLMLAAYHGHLETVQMLVEKGANIDALNDRGQSIVAGAVFKGYDDVVKYLAEQDADLANGQPCAIDTARMFKKEELLRFFGFEE; encoded by the coding sequence ATGGGCTTACCACAACGACCAGACGAATCCATCTCCTCCGAGACCCCATCAACCACCACAAAAGCCTCCTCCCTCCCTCCCGAAGCCCTCGCCCTAGCAACCCAACTCTTCGACCACGCTCGTACAGGCCAGACCGCGATTCTCTCGCAGTACATCACGCACGGCATACCCGTAAACCTGACCAATGACAAAGGCGACAGCCTTCTCATGCTAGCAGCCTACCATGGACACCTCGAGACTGTCCAGATGCTCGTTGAAAAAGGCGCAAATATTGATGCTCTGAACGATCGAGGGCAGAGTATTGTGGCAGGAGCTGTGTTCAAAGGTTACGATGATGTCGTGAAGTATCTGGCCGAGCAAGATGCGGATCTGGCCAACGGACAACCCTGCGCGATTGACACGGCACGTATGTTCAAGAAAGAGGAGCTGCTAAGGTTCTTTGGGTTCGAAGAATGA
- a CDS encoding uncharacterized protein (antiSMASH:Cluster_7), translating into MPPHYILARRVLNNLDSTAAAKPQTSSLGDQFPSPAERMTPIPFGTSGALGMSPTSLLASAQQARYPLASTTTIPGTTASSEVWPDLFPDVPDFLSYCLAGGLGFGVVTAICLLMIMYWPRRPSSHPQSAGEGKSKGIYRAVPQGDLELQDLASSFSSSTSHRHAHSIEQHTEKEMLLRQRKKELMKKTLRVDTTGEYRGLGIVVPREEVDAPLCEEAPDEEKLAEGQHWKVPPRGRGEVPCAPTIQIHAPVKSTRKPPTSSQEAPDSDKNQLLNNTPPFDLHHHHSHHDLETGMLHDATQLGSSFAPSSFFARGRTYYSNPASRSPSACSSSGSSAPISRANSTLNLLLEKGEDAIDFAARKLAKMMCDQVNRDRDVEADLLLPVRAEERG; encoded by the coding sequence ATGCCGCCGCACTACATTCTCGCCCGCCGCGTCCTGAACAACCTCGACTCAACTGCTGCAGCGAAACCACAAACTTCGTCACTCGGCGACCAATTCCCTTCGCCGGCCGAGCGTATGACACCCATTCCCTTTGGAACTTCTGGCGCACTCGGAATGTCACCAACAAGTCTCCTAGCCTCCGCACAGCAAGCTCGCTATCCGCTTGCctcaaccaccaccatcccAGGCACAACAGCTTCTTCAGAAGTCTGGCCGGACCTCTTCCCAGATGTGCCAGATTTCTTGTCCTACTGCCTCGCAGGCGGGCTTGGATTCGGAGTAGTCACAGCAATTTGCTTGTTGATGATTATGTACTGGCCGCGAAGACCATCTTCTCATCCCCAGTCCGCCGGGGAAGGAAAGTCGAAAGGCATATATCGCGCAGTACCGCAAGGAGACCTGGAACTGCAGGATCTTgcttcttccttctcttcgtcCACTTCTCATCGTCACGCCCATTCAATTGAACAGCACACTGAGAAGGAGATGCTGTTGCGGCAGAGAAAAAAGGAGCTAATGAAGAAGACCCTGCGAGTCGATACGACAGGCGAATATCGTGGATTGGGTATTGTCGTGCCGCGTGAGGAAGTGGATGCGCCCCTTTGCGAAGAGGCGCCTGATGAGGAAAAGCTGGCAGAAGGGCAGCATTGGAAGGTACCGCCGAGAGGTCGTGGTGAAGTCCCATGTGCGCCAACGATACAAATCCATGCACCAGTAAAATCAACACGCAAGCCTCCTACTTCAAGTCAAGAAGCACCAGACTCCGACAAAAATCAACTTCTCAATAACACGCCACCTTTTGatcttcaccatcaccactCCCACCACGACCTCGAAACCGGCATGCTACACGACGCAACTCAGCTCGGGAGCTCATTTGCcccatcctccttcttcgcccgCGGCAGAACTTACTACTCCAATCCCGCCTCCCGGTCTCCCTCCGCCTGCTCGTCCTCTGGCAGCTCAGCACCGATCAGCAGGGCCAACTCAACACTCAACCTGCTGCTCGAAAAAGGAGAAGATGCGATCGATTTTGCTGCCCGCAAattggcgaagatgatgtgcGACCAGGTCAATCGGGATAGAGATGTGGAAGCGGATCTGCTATTGCCTGTGAGAGCGGAGGAGAggggatga
- the PRP45 gene encoding mRNA splicing protein (BUSCO:EOG09264DT4~antiSMASH:Cluster_7), which yields MSRTSILGSLPKPKYSGEDEELPTHTQQKGPKVIAARDLESSQLTVKRSGPPPYGQRSGWRPRNAEDFGDGGAFPEIPVAQYPLDMGRKNVPSSSNALALQVDAEGKVKYDAIARRGHGETRIVHASFKDLIPLRQRADAGEINLEKPSEEEVEATKQRTQLALQGLVNGALAAQKPKNVKGTNRPEPTFVRYTPADQMGDKSKKQDRIMKIVQRQQDPMEPPKHKIKKVPRGPPSPPPPVMHSPPRKLTAEDQENWRIPPPVSNWKNSKGYTVPLDKRLAADGRGLQDVTINDKFAQFAEGLHVADRHAREEVQQRAKMQQRLAEKEKEAKEENLRQLAMKARADKEAAMAQRRGSDRGRSRSRSVDSRSSYSSYSSRSRSDSRSRSRSRSRSRSRSGGRDDGEKERRAREKARAERKREAQREMRQKNMGHERRMKMMAREQGRDISEKVALGLAKPTQSKEAMYDSRLFNQSSGLAAGFNEDQAYDKPLFASRDALNSIYHSGAADDDGEDDGETLEKIQGTKRFDGLGRAPKDGFKGTDTVEKRTGPVQFERDRGDDPFGVEAMIAEASDKANKRSAEDDGGGRGKKARVDDE from the coding sequence ATGTCGCGCACGTCGATTCTCGGCTCTCTGCCAAAGCCAAAATACAgcggcgaagatgaggagctCCCGACACACACACAGCAGAAGGGGCCGAAGGTGATCGCCGCGCGAGATCTGGAATCCTCCCAATTGACCGTCAAGCGGAGCGGACCACCACCATACGGCCAGCGATCAGGATGGCGACCTCGAAATGCGGAAGACTTTGGCGACGGTGGCGCGTTTCCCGAAATACCTGTCGCACAATACCCGCTGGATATGGGAAGGAAGAACgtgccatcgagctcgaACGCGCTCGCGCTACAGGTCGACGCCGAGGGTAAGGTGAAGTACGACGCGATCGCGAGACGAGGACATGGCGAGACTCGAATCGTGCACGCGAGCTTCAAGGACTTGATTCCACTGCGACAACGGGCAGACGCGGGCGAGATCAATCTGGAGAAGCCAAGTGAAGAGGAAGTAGAGGCAACAAAGCAGAGAACACAACTTGCACTGCAAGGACTGGTCAATGGAGCGCTGGCAGCACAGAAGCCCAAGAATGTCAAGGGCACCAACAGACCAGAGCCGACATTCGTGCGATATACTCCTGCGGATCAGATGGgcgacaagagcaagaagcaggaTCGAATCATGAAAATTGTGCAGAGACAGCAAGACCCTATGGAGCCGCCAAAGCACAAGATTAAGAAGGTCCCTCGTGGACCTCCATCCCCGCCACCGCCCGTCATGCACTCCCCGCCGCGCAAACTGACCGCAGAGGATCAAGAGAACTGGAGGATCCCACCACCCGTGTCGAATTGGAAGAACTCGAAGGGATACACTGTGCCGCTGGACAAGCGATTGGCAGCAGATGGCCGAGGCCTGCAGGATGTGACCATCAATGACAAATTTGCACAGTTCGCTGAGGGTCTCCACGTCGCAGATCGACATGCCAGGGAGGAGGTACAGCAGAGAGCTAAGATGCAGCAGCGACTGGCTGAGAAAGAAAAAGAGGCTAAGGAGGAGAACCTGCGCCAGCTGGCAATGAAGGCACGTGCAGACAAGGAGGCAGCCATGGCGCAGCGGCGTGGATCCGATCGTGGACGTTCAAGGAGCCGGTCCGTGGATAGCAGGTCGTCTTATTCATCGTACTCATCCCGATCACGAAGCGACAGCAGGAGTAGGAGCCGGAGCCGGAGCCGGAGCCGAAGCCGCAGTGGTGGCCGGGACGATGGGGAGAAGGAGCGAAGAGCGCGTGAGAAGGCCAGAGCAGAGCGGAAACGCGAGGCTCAGCGGGAGATGCGACAAAAGAACATGGGCCATGAGCgaaggatgaagatgatggctCGAGAGCAGGGACGTGATATCAGTGAAAAGGTTGCGCTGGGGCTGGCCAAGCCAACACAGAGCAAGGAAGCCATGTACGACTCGCGTCTCTTCAATCAGAGTTCCGGCCTCGCTGCTGGATTCAATGAGGACCAAGCGTACGACAAGCCTCTATTCGCGAGCCGTGATGCGTTGAACTCGATATACCACTCCGGGGCAgcagacgatgatggcgaggacgatggaGAGACATTGGAGAAGATTCAGGGCACGAAACGGTTTGATGGCCTTGGAAGAGCGCCGAAGGACGGATTCAAAGGCACAGACACAGTCGAGAAGAGGACTGGCCCTGTGCAGTTCGAGCGCGATCGCGGCGACGACCCCTTTGGCGTAGAGGCGATGATTGCAGAGGCTTCAGACAAAGCAAACAAACGCTCCGCCGAGGATGACGGAGGCGGCCGcgggaagaaggcgagagtGGACGATGAGTGA